In Acidobacteriota bacterium, one DNA window encodes the following:
- a CDS encoding uroporphyrinogen-III synthase — protein sequence MKPLAGRRVVITRALHQAPELAQALRRAGAEPHLLPLIEVVPPRQPELLAETAQQAAQGTFDWWVFTSRNAVDALLDRLPATPARRPAIAVVGAATARHVEERGYPVAFQATRADAVSLGEELAPEVAGASVVLPQAADARPAIAAALEAHAGRLTKVEAYRKIIPPDSADRARQLFGDGPLGWVTFTSPRIAQNFRGLFGSRWPSRRPSLLAASIGPVTSRALRRLGVAPTVEADRATVDGLVAALAAFRPQG from the coding sequence TTGAAACCCCTCGCTGGGCGCCGCGTGGTGATCACGCGGGCGCTCCATCAAGCGCCGGAGCTCGCCCAGGCGCTGCGACGGGCCGGCGCCGAGCCGCACCTCCTGCCGCTCATCGAAGTGGTGCCGCCACGCCAGCCGGAGCTCCTCGCAGAGACCGCACAACAGGCCGCCCAAGGCACCTTCGATTGGTGGGTGTTCACGTCGCGCAACGCCGTCGACGCCCTCCTCGACCGCTTGCCCGCCACACCCGCGCGACGGCCGGCGATCGCGGTGGTCGGCGCCGCCACAGCACGACATGTCGAGGAACGCGGTTATCCGGTCGCCTTCCAGGCGACTCGCGCCGACGCCGTCAGCCTCGGTGAGGAGCTGGCGCCCGAGGTCGCCGGGGCGTCCGTGGTCTTGCCCCAAGCCGCCGATGCGCGCCCTGCCATCGCCGCCGCCTTGGAGGCCCATGCGGGCCGCCTGACCAAGGTCGAGGCCTATCGAAAAATCATCCCGCCGGACAGCGCCGACCGGGCCCGGCAGCTCTTCGGTGACGGACCTCTCGGCTGGGTGACCTTCACCAGCCCACGCATCGCACAGAACTTTCGCGGTCTCTTCGGTTCCCGTTGGCCGAGCCGACGGCCTTCGCTGCTCGCCGCCAGCATCGGCCCGGTGACCAGCCGAGCCCTGCGTCGTCTAGGGGTCGCGCCCACCGTCGAGGCCGACCGCGCCACCGTCGACGGCCTGGTCGCCGCCCTCGCAGCCTTCCGCCCCCAGGGCTGA
- the ccsA gene encoding cytochrome c biogenesis protein CcsA: protein MQLFLEASNVLLPVAYLIATVAYGDLFFSDPGRSGRLAAPWLRATLFLHLAALVVLTARWRQLPAVTVSQVLSLIALAVAAVYLFVEWRSREKATGFWLVSLAFLFQLLASLLRDSPPPNRELFHDPLFGLHVTLALLGYAAFVVAAGYGFLFLMLYRDLKAGRFTTFFGKLPPLETLGNMLAGATKIGFASLAGAIGLGVFWAERRGQGWLADPQILATIAVWLFYGGVLLLRRSGRWQGRHLAVASLIGFTAILGTLLAVRMFMVDFHGAL, encoded by the coding sequence ATGCAACTGTTTCTCGAAGCTTCCAACGTCCTGCTCCCGGTGGCCTACCTGATCGCCACGGTGGCCTACGGCGATCTGTTCTTCTCCGATCCCGGGCGCTCCGGTCGGTTGGCCGCTCCCTGGCTGCGGGCCACCTTGTTCCTCCACCTGGCAGCCCTGGTGGTGCTGACCGCCCGCTGGCGCCAGCTTCCGGCGGTCACCGTCTCCCAGGTGCTGTCCCTGATCGCCCTGGCGGTCGCCGCCGTCTACCTCTTCGTCGAGTGGCGGAGCCGCGAAAAGGCCACCGGCTTCTGGCTGGTGTCGTTGGCCTTCCTGTTCCAGCTACTGGCCTCCCTGCTGCGCGATTCGCCGCCCCCGAACCGTGAGCTCTTCCACGATCCTCTGTTCGGCTTGCACGTCACCCTCGCCTTGCTCGGCTACGCCGCCTTCGTCGTCGCCGCCGGCTACGGCTTCCTCTTCCTGATGCTCTATCGCGACCTCAAGGCCGGCCGCTTCACCACCTTCTTCGGCAAGCTGCCGCCCCTCGAGACCCTCGGCAACATGCTGGCCGGCGCCACCAAGATCGGTTTCGCGTCGCTGGCCGGCGCCATCGGCCTGGGAGTCTTCTGGGCGGAGCGTCGCGGCCAGGGCTGGCTGGCGGACCCCCAGATCCTCGCCACCATCGCCGTCTGGCTGTTCTACGGTGGAGTCCTGCTGTTGCGCCGCTCGGGCCGCTGGCAGGGCCGCCATCTGGCGGTGGCCAGCCTGATCGGTTTCACCGCCATTCTCGGCACGCTGCTGGCGGTTCGCATGTTCATGGTCGATTTCCACGGCGCCCTCTAG
- a CDS encoding LysM peptidoglycan-binding domain-containing protein: MVQPVGANPSSSNAIPAATLSVTVQAGQTLADIAAQNGTTSASLLRANPQLSDSTPLVAGQRLALPSPTTTARVDIADGSLGPGPQRSPRGGALPGSAANGGHQNTASPPPGAPTASPPTGPVSSTNPTGVTSGPVPNNGAPPSPTAPGGGTPSPPVGGNPGAPSTPLSPGEPGAPQARPSVGVTSPAVPSPGGSQGTGGGPNAPLAGGQPTARPSIGVTSGPLPAGTPTAGGPSANPTAGAPRAQPSVGVTSGPIPGGVGPNAPIAGGPPTAQPSIGVTSGPIPTAAGLPPGNPGAIKIDPPALPPGTWTPPPLASAPAATVALSGLRGEAAPGPQTPVPLLAPGSSGEAALRSPTAPPFQPPAKSVVTVPTSPGPAAPGNPPVSSQHVVPRAESGRPAGVTVGEGDVGLQRALDEGPVRQARQLAETDPRGLERLLQRTHGRFVDAAVLQRLIALARAGRWPTPARLAFVNSTLLQGAPVAYASHQGGTVLLNASLRNTPAGLTAALGEAAARHLDRSLGVPRVPLQPGRALLSGLAGAATAPRAPEIARSVVAWSGQVLDVEVASPAIGAWLTRAASSSRVEGFINYAIAALVGAPTGIWSQRDAPVPMLEALETQGAGDGLGRFREAMDDVIEVVAGLARQGVPGAARLQASLEGARDALLTALEVGDLRRARALFGGALGHLREGQVAAHLQARGARITYFGQPVEVTGGHQASEIDVAARLGEERLYATVLAGQRGARKVADAGWRKLVELTDEVLRFAAREGARLTFFVDVLSPDLQGFLTSRGIETQSNAGWVS; encoded by the coding sequence ATGGTCCAGCCCGTCGGCGCCAACCCTTCTTCCTCCAACGCCATTCCGGCGGCAACCCTCTCGGTCACCGTGCAAGCCGGCCAAACGCTGGCGGATATCGCCGCCCAGAACGGCACCACCTCGGCGAGCCTGCTGCGCGCCAACCCCCAGCTTTCGGACTCCACGCCGCTGGTGGCGGGTCAGCGCCTCGCCCTGCCCTCACCGACGACCACGGCGCGGGTCGACATCGCCGACGGCAGCCTCGGTCCCGGGCCCCAACGGAGTCCGCGCGGCGGTGCCCTGCCCGGTTCGGCAGCGAATGGCGGTCATCAGAACACCGCCTCACCGCCGCCAGGCGCACCGACCGCTAGCCCTCCGACCGGCCCCGTCAGCTCGACCAATCCGACGGGAGTGACCTCCGGCCCGGTGCCGAACAACGGTGCCCCACCGAGTCCCACCGCTCCCGGCGGCGGCACTCCGTCCCCCCCGGTCGGCGGCAATCCCGGCGCGCCCTCCACACCGCTGTCTCCGGGCGAGCCGGGAGCTCCCCAGGCTCGCCCTTCGGTCGGGGTGACGTCCCCAGCGGTGCCCTCTCCCGGCGGCTCGCAAGGCACCGGCGGCGGCCCCAACGCTCCCCTCGCCGGCGGCCAGCCAACGGCCCGGCCCTCGATCGGCGTCACCTCGGGACCGCTCCCGGCGGGCACGCCGACGGCGGGAGGGCCGAGTGCCAACCCGACGGCGGGCGCGCCGCGGGCGCAGCCCTCGGTGGGAGTGACCTCCGGCCCGATTCCCGGCGGCGTCGGGCCCAACGCCCCCATCGCCGGCGGCCCGCCAACCGCCCAGCCCTCGATCGGCGTCACCTCGGGGCCCATCCCCACCGCGGCCGGACTTCCACCCGGCAATCCGGGAGCGATCAAGATCGATCCCCCGGCCCTGCCCCCGGGGACCTGGACGCCGCCGCCCCTAGCCTCCGCACCAGCAGCGACGGTCGCCCTCAGTGGCCTGCGGGGAGAAGCGGCCCCCGGACCTCAGACGCCGGTTCCGCTCCTCGCGCCGGGATCCTCCGGGGAGGCGGCGCTCCGCTCCCCGACGGCACCGCCGTTTCAGCCGCCGGCAAAAAGTGTGGTGACGGTACCGACGAGCCCGGGACCGGCCGCCCCCGGCAACCCACCGGTGAGCAGCCAGCACGTCGTCCCGAGGGCAGAGAGCGGTCGGCCGGCCGGGGTCACCGTCGGCGAGGGCGACGTCGGTCTTCAGCGGGCCCTCGACGAGGGACCCGTCCGCCAGGCCCGGCAACTGGCGGAAACCGACCCCCGCGGTCTCGAACGCCTGCTGCAAAGGACCCACGGGAGGTTTGTGGACGCGGCCGTTCTGCAGCGTTTGATCGCCCTGGCGCGGGCCGGTCGTTGGCCGACGCCGGCGCGCCTGGCCTTCGTCAACTCGACCCTCCTGCAAGGCGCCCCGGTGGCCTATGCTTCGCATCAGGGAGGAACAGTCCTGCTCAACGCCAGCCTCCGCAACACGCCGGCCGGACTGACCGCCGCCCTCGGCGAGGCGGCGGCACGTCACCTCGACCGCTCCCTGGGGGTGCCGCGCGTGCCGCTGCAGCCGGGTCGCGCTCTGCTCAGCGGCCTGGCCGGCGCGGCCACGGCACCGCGAGCGCCGGAGATCGCCCGCTCGGTGGTGGCTTGGAGCGGCCAGGTACTCGACGTAGAGGTCGCCTCGCCGGCGATCGGAGCCTGGCTCACCCGCGCCGCCAGCAGCTCGCGAGTAGAAGGCTTCATCAACTACGCCATCGCCGCCCTGGTCGGCGCTCCCACCGGCATCTGGTCTCAACGTGATGCGCCGGTGCCGATGCTCGAAGCCCTCGAGACGCAAGGGGCCGGCGACGGCCTTGGGCGCTTTCGCGAGGCCATGGACGACGTCATCGAAGTGGTCGCCGGCCTCGCCCGCCAGGGAGTTCCCGGCGCGGCCCGCCTGCAGGCCAGCCTCGAGGGGGCCCGCGACGCCCTGCTGACCGCCCTCGAGGTCGGCGACCTGCGCCGCGCCCGGGCCCTGTTCGGCGGCGCCCTCGGCCACCTGCGCGAAGGGCAGGTCGCCGCTCACCTCCAGGCCCGCGGTGCACGCATCACCTACTTCGGCCAACCGGTCGAGGTCACCGGCGGCCATCAGGCCTCGGAGATCGACGTCGCCGCCCGGCTCGGCGAAGAGCGCCTCTACGCCACCGTGCTGGCGGGCCAGCGGGGCGCCCGCAAGGTGGCCGACGCCGGCTGGCGCAAGCTCGTCGAGCTGACCGACGAGGTGCTGCGCTTCGCCGCCCGGGAGGGGGCTCGCCTGACCTTCTTCGTCGACGTCCTGTCGCCGGACTTGCAGGGCTTCTTGACTTCGCGCGGCATCGAGACCCAAAGCAACGCCGGGTGGGTGAGCTGA
- the hemC gene encoding hydroxymethylbilane synthase: MATTESTPRPSRPLRLGTRKSALALAQSGQVARALESRVPGLEVELVPMVTRGDRWRGDLAAVGGKGLFTEDLEAGLLGGDLDFAVHSLKDLPVTLPAGLAVVAYPPRADPRDVLVSELSSDLDGLAPGSRLLTGSLRRRSQILRRRPDLEVVPVRGNVDTRLRKGREPNVDGVILAAAGLHRLGVSGTHIHAIDPQVLLPAPGQGTLALEAVAGSPAAHWCAHLDDPVTARCSRAERAVVVAFGGDCTLPLAAWATASADGELHLRDRLATPDGRHSADGEARGLDPDEVASDCVAAMRRQGADSVLERLERAP; this comes from the coding sequence ATGGCGACGACTGAATCCACCCCTCGACCGTCACGGCCGCTGCGCCTCGGAACCCGCAAGAGCGCCCTCGCCCTGGCCCAGTCGGGCCAGGTCGCCCGGGCCTTGGAGTCCCGGGTTCCGGGCCTCGAGGTCGAGCTGGTGCCGATGGTGACCCGCGGCGATCGCTGGCGCGGCGACCTCGCCGCCGTCGGCGGCAAGGGGCTGTTCACGGAGGATCTCGAGGCCGGTCTGCTCGGCGGCGACCTCGACTTCGCCGTTCACAGCCTCAAAGACCTGCCGGTCACCCTGCCGGCGGGCCTCGCGGTGGTCGCTTACCCGCCCCGGGCCGACCCGCGCGACGTGCTGGTGAGCGAACTGTCCAGCGACCTCGACGGCCTGGCGCCGGGATCGCGTTTGCTCACCGGCTCCCTGCGACGCCGGTCGCAGATTCTGCGCCGACGGCCGGACCTCGAGGTGGTTCCGGTGCGCGGCAACGTCGACACCCGCCTACGCAAGGGCCGAGAGCCGAACGTCGACGGCGTCATCCTGGCCGCCGCCGGCCTCCACCGCCTCGGCGTCTCCGGGACTCACATTCATGCCATCGATCCGCAGGTGCTGTTACCGGCCCCGGGCCAAGGCACCCTCGCCCTGGAAGCCGTCGCCGGCTCGCCGGCGGCCCACTGGTGCGCCCACCTCGACGATCCGGTCACCGCCCGCTGCTCGCGGGCCGAACGGGCCGTGGTGGTGGCCTTCGGCGGCGACTGCACACTGCCGCTGGCAGCGTGGGCTACGGCAAGCGCCGACGGCGAGCTGCACCTGCGGGACCGACTGGCAACTCCCGACGGCCGCCACAGCGCTGACGGCGAGGCCCGCGGCCTAGATCCCGACGAGGTGGCGAGCGACTGCGTCGCGGCGATGCGACGCCAGGGCGCCGACAGCGTGCTCGAGCGCCTGGAACGGGCTCCTTGA
- a CDS encoding adenylosuccinate synthase, giving the protein MANLVIIGMQWGDEGKGKIVDLICPAFDAVARFQGGHNAGHTVKFGDQHFSLHLIPSGILHPEMRCVLGSGMVIAPDAFLSERDGLRAGGIDDRDRLFLSSRATVLLPCHAALDQARERARGDAAIGTTSRGIGPAYESRAGRYGLRLVDLLAPDLEERLDRLVGMVGGHLAAAGGDERLEVAPLLEQCRRWADELAPAICDTEALLAGWLAAGKGLLFEGAQGTLLDRDHGTYPFVTSSNCTTGGAAVGAGVPPTRIDGAVGILKAYSTRVGAGPFVTELHDEAGEFLRSRGNEFGTTTGRPRRCGWLDLVAGRFSQRLNGIDAIALTKLDVLDDLDEIKVCTAYRIDGRETQEFPASLHDLERAEPVYRSLPGWRQGTVGALERRQLPAAAQAYIEFIEGEIGATVDLISTGPRREETIVSTEGPLAALLGDRLEGVLAERSAG; this is encoded by the coding sequence ATGGCCAATCTGGTGATTATCGGGATGCAGTGGGGCGACGAGGGCAAGGGCAAGATCGTCGACCTGATCTGCCCCGCCTTCGATGCCGTCGCCCGTTTTCAGGGCGGCCACAATGCCGGCCACACGGTGAAGTTCGGCGACCAGCACTTCTCCCTCCACCTGATTCCTTCGGGCATTCTCCATCCCGAGATGCGCTGTGTCCTGGGTAGCGGCATGGTGATCGCTCCGGACGCCTTCCTCAGCGAGCGCGACGGTTTGCGCGCCGGCGGCATCGACGACCGCGACCGGCTCTTCCTGTCGAGTCGCGCGACGGTCTTGCTGCCTTGCCACGCCGCCCTCGACCAGGCCCGCGAGCGGGCCCGCGGGGATGCCGCCATCGGCACCACCTCGCGCGGCATCGGGCCGGCCTACGAGAGTCGGGCCGGGCGTTACGGATTGCGCCTGGTCGATCTGCTGGCGCCGGACCTCGAGGAGCGCCTCGATCGGCTGGTGGGCATGGTGGGCGGACACCTGGCGGCGGCCGGCGGTGACGAGCGCCTCGAGGTCGCCCCTCTGCTCGAGCAATGCCGCCGCTGGGCCGACGAGCTGGCGCCGGCGATCTGTGACACCGAAGCTCTGCTGGCGGGGTGGTTGGCCGCGGGCAAGGGATTGCTCTTCGAAGGCGCCCAGGGAACCCTCCTCGATCGCGACCACGGCACCTATCCGTTCGTCACCAGCTCGAACTGCACCACCGGTGGGGCCGCCGTCGGCGCCGGCGTGCCGCCGACCCGCATCGATGGTGCCGTCGGCATCCTGAAGGCCTACAGCACGCGGGTCGGGGCCGGTCCCTTCGTCACCGAGCTGCACGACGAAGCGGGCGAGTTTCTGCGCTCGCGGGGCAACGAGTTCGGCACCACCACCGGCCGGCCGCGGCGCTGCGGCTGGCTCGATTTGGTGGCCGGCCGCTTCAGCCAGCGCCTCAACGGCATCGATGCCATCGCCCTCACCAAGCTCGACGTGCTCGACGATCTCGACGAGATCAAGGTCTGCACCGCCTACCGCATCGACGGCCGGGAGACCCAGGAGTTTCCGGCGTCGTTGCACGATCTCGAGCGTGCCGAGCCGGTCTACCGCTCGCTGCCGGGGTGGCGCCAGGGGACGGTCGGTGCCCTCGAGCGCCGCCAGCTGCCAGCGGCGGCGCAGGCTTACATCGAGTTCATCGAGGGCGAGATCGGTGCAACTGTCGATCTCATCTCCACCGGACCTCGGCGGGAAGAGACCATCGTGTCGACGGAGGGTCCGTTGGCGGCGCTGCTCGGCGACCGGCTCGAGGGCGTTCTCGCGGAGCGCTCGGCTGGATAG
- the hemA gene encoding glutamyl-tRNA reductase, whose amino-acid sequence MNPPDLPFLLVGTDHRTSPIDLREKVSYDKEEATETLVHLLAREEIAEACLLSTCNRTEAYVVARHPETAYRTALDLVFIRRNPLLEQPGHLYVKGGDEAATHLLRVASGLESMVLGEPEILGQVKSAAQLASSVGAAGPLLGKLQLCASRAGRRARAETRIASGSVSLGYSVVELARNIFHRLEDLRILVLGAGETARLVCHSLIEKGARSVQIANRTATRSERLQEEIPQVVPVPFGDLAARSAECDLVVATTSSDEALLRSSDFTHRRHRPLLLIDLGVPRNIDPALGRRENIFLHTIDSLDTLIQRNLKRRREEVPQVEELVREELEQFLNWFRSLAAEPLVARLQKQAEAIRQRELEGARQRFPRELHEDLDRLTRSLVRKILHNPSAHLRGKGGPGALPDLDLVRELFRLDGDD is encoded by the coding sequence ATGAACCCTCCGGATCTCCCGTTTCTGCTCGTTGGCACGGATCATCGGACTTCGCCGATCGATCTGCGCGAGAAGGTCAGCTACGACAAGGAAGAGGCCACCGAAACGCTGGTTCACCTGTTGGCTCGCGAGGAGATCGCCGAGGCCTGCCTGCTGTCGACCTGCAACCGCACCGAGGCCTATGTGGTGGCGCGACACCCGGAGACCGCCTACCGTACCGCCCTCGACCTGGTGTTCATCCGCCGCAATCCCCTCCTCGAGCAGCCCGGCCACCTCTACGTCAAGGGCGGCGATGAAGCCGCCACCCACCTCTTGCGGGTCGCCAGCGGTCTCGAGTCGATGGTTCTCGGCGAGCCGGAAATTCTCGGCCAGGTGAAGAGCGCCGCCCAACTGGCGAGCTCCGTGGGGGCCGCCGGCCCCCTCCTCGGCAAGCTCCAGCTCTGCGCTTCCCGCGCCGGCCGCCGGGCGCGAGCCGAGACCCGCATCGCCTCCGGATCCGTCTCCCTCGGCTACTCGGTGGTCGAGCTCGCCCGCAATATCTTTCACCGCCTGGAGGATCTCCGCATCCTGGTCCTCGGGGCTGGAGAGACGGCTCGCCTGGTGTGCCACAGCCTGATCGAAAAGGGCGCTCGATCGGTGCAGATCGCCAACCGCACCGCGACCCGCAGCGAACGGCTTCAGGAGGAGATCCCGCAAGTGGTGCCGGTGCCCTTCGGCGACCTCGCGGCGCGCTCCGCCGAATGTGATCTGGTGGTCGCCACGACGTCCTCCGACGAAGCGCTGCTGCGCAGCTCCGACTTCACCCATCGACGCCACCGTCCGCTCCTCCTGATCGACCTCGGGGTGCCGCGCAATATCGACCCGGCCCTCGGCCGTCGCGAGAACATCTTTCTGCACACCATCGACTCTCTCGACACCCTCATCCAGCGCAACCTCAAGCGGCGCCGCGAGGAGGTGCCCCAGGTCGAAGAGCTGGTGCGCGAGGAGCTCGAGCAGTTTCTCAACTGGTTCCGCTCGCTCGCAGCGGAGCCGCTGGTGGCACGCCTCCAGAAACAGGCGGAGGCGATCCGGCAGCGCGAGTTGGAAGGTGCCCGCCAACGCTTTCCCAGGGAGCTCCACGAGGACCTCGATCGGCTGACCCGTTCGCTGGTGCGAAAGATCCTGCACAACCCGAGCGCCCATCTGCGCGGCAAGGGCGGTCCCGGGGCTTTGCCGGACCTCGACCTGGTGCGCGAGCTCTTCCGTCTCGATGGCGACGACTGA
- a CDS encoding alpha/beta hydrolase-fold protein — MRVSTFLVVIFAAGVSLSAFADPPKASQGVAPATPLTFAERHVLASQALGEERYVDVRLPASYRQSAPARSYPVIFVLDGELIFETVAAVADHLAAVGRMPEAVVVGVPNHTGDRLGMSPRFLGRDGKPSGFGGREDQYLQFLEGELVPYLASSFRLADFRLVFGVSPTAAFALHSFWRSPELFQVHVAMVAGGSLDKLYPEAGLLADALVGALEQKPDRRAWLYLSSAESNFRAREEIGTALESFEKRLQPFLAKGLVFQAEVVPGAAYATVLPAVTSALNLIFPPEEWDPRYVSFLDGDAAALANLEAHFDALSARYGFPVVPLGDRFFSVNCLRGLASRLDRQGRSEEALQVLRRWVDLYPSDPRSYLHLAFALEASQPTQALTVGRQGLEVARRTASSDSDRYEDHLRSLEESILSRKSGASAEP, encoded by the coding sequence ATGAGAGTCAGCACCTTTCTGGTCGTGATCTTTGCAGCCGGCGTCTCCCTGTCTGCGTTCGCCGATCCTCCGAAGGCGAGCCAAGGGGTAGCTCCGGCGACACCTCTGACCTTCGCAGAGCGTCACGTCCTGGCATCCCAGGCCTTGGGCGAGGAGCGGTACGTCGATGTGCGACTGCCGGCCAGCTACCGCCAGAGTGCCCCGGCTCGCTCCTATCCGGTGATCTTCGTGCTCGATGGCGAGCTGATCTTCGAGACTGTCGCGGCGGTCGCCGATCACCTCGCGGCGGTCGGACGCATGCCCGAGGCGGTCGTCGTGGGCGTGCCCAATCACACCGGCGATCGCTTGGGAATGTCGCCCAGGTTTCTCGGCCGAGACGGCAAGCCAAGTGGATTTGGCGGTCGAGAAGATCAGTATCTCCAGTTTCTGGAAGGGGAGTTGGTTCCCTATCTGGCCTCGAGCTTTCGCCTCGCCGACTTTCGCCTGGTGTTCGGCGTCTCCCCGACGGCGGCCTTTGCCCTGCACAGCTTTTGGCGCTCGCCGGAGCTGTTCCAGGTCCATGTCGCGATGGTGGCCGGAGGCAGCCTGGACAAGCTCTATCCCGAGGCCGGTTTGTTGGCCGACGCTCTGGTGGGAGCTCTCGAGCAGAAGCCAGATCGTCGGGCGTGGCTGTATCTGAGCTCGGCGGAATCGAACTTCCGGGCGCGCGAGGAGATCGGTACCGCCCTGGAGAGTTTCGAGAAGCGCCTTCAACCGTTCCTGGCCAAGGGCCTGGTTTTCCAGGCCGAGGTCGTCCCTGGTGCGGCCTACGCCACGGTGTTGCCGGCGGTGACCTCGGCGCTGAATCTGATCTTCCCGCCGGAGGAGTGGGATCCGCGCTATGTGTCTTTTCTCGATGGGGATGCTGCCGCGCTGGCCAATCTCGAGGCCCACTTCGACGCCCTCTCGGCTCGCTATGGATTTCCCGTCGTTCCGCTCGGAGATCGCTTCTTCAGCGTCAACTGCCTGCGCGGCCTCGCCTCGAGGTTGGACCGCCAGGGACGGTCCGAAGAGGCGCTCCAGGTGCTCCGCCGTTGGGTGGATCTCTATCCCTCGGACCCGCGTTCTTACCTCCATCTCGCCTTCGCCCTCGAGGCCTCGCAGCCGACCCAAGCTCTGACCGTCGGTCGGCAAGGGCTCGAGGTCGCCAGAAGAACGGCGAGCTCGGACTCGGACCGCTACGAAGATCACTTGCGATCCCTCGAAGAGAGCATCCTGAGCCGAAAGTCCGGCGCCTCGGCGGAGCCCTGA